In Sorghum bicolor cultivar BTx623 chromosome 8, Sorghum_bicolor_NCBIv3, whole genome shotgun sequence, one genomic interval encodes:
- the LOC8074243 gene encoding uncharacterized protein LOC8074243, giving the protein MPRKRALSRSQLDDSTSDDDDFDMLSAAVIVDSFANAEKKHGGSVAGHRVLHRDREAGHERLFQDYLAENPTYGPEIFRRRYRMSKELFVRIMNAVEAHDDYFVQKRNAANVLGLSCLQKVTAAIRMLTYGVPADATDEYVRIGESTALESLRRFVTAINEIFGEEYLRYPNEADTARLLAMGEQQGFPAEGKAPEVKFSVNGHDYTMGYYLADGIYPTWATLVKSITKPMGNKRQYFAKAQEAARKMVERAFGVLQSRFAIVRGSARFWDIETLTKIMRACVIMHNMIVEDEGFIVDPNERFDYGGDNVEAEHDKPTRTLEEYIEAHRKIREKQTHVQLKEDLIEHLWNKHPDLY; this is encoded by the exons ATGCCTAGGAAGAGAGCCCTTTCTCGAAGTCAATTGGATGATTCAACATCCGATGATGATGATTTTGACATGTTATCGGCTGCTGTAATTGTGGACTCCTTTGCCAATGCCGAAAAGAAACACGGTGGCTCTGTCGCAGGCCATAGAGTTCTTCACCGTGATAGAGAAGCCGGCCACGAGAGGTTGTTTCAAGATTATTTGGCGGAGAATCCAACATATGGCCCTGAAATATTTCGACGAAG GTACAGGATGTCTAAAGAGCTTTTCGTACGGATAATGAATGCGGTTGAAGCACATGATGATTACTTTGTGCAGAAAAGGAACGCAGCTAATGTACTTGGTTTGAGTTGCCTGCAAAAAGTCACTGCAGCAATACGTATGCTCACGTATGGTGTTCCCGCCGATGCGACCGATGAGTACGTTCGCATTGGCGAAAGTACTGCACTAGAGAGCTTGCGGAGGTTTGTTACTGCAATTAATGAAATATTTGGAGAAGAATATCTCAGATATCCCAATGAGGCGGATACGGCACGCTTACTTGCAATGGGCGAGCAACAAGGCTTTCC GGCAGAAGGAAAAGCTCCGGAAGTCAAATTTTCTGTTAATGGTCATGATTATACAATGGGTTATTATCTTGCAGATGGAATATACCCCACATGGGCTACTTTAGTCAAGTCGATCACCAAACCTATGGGGAACAAGAGACAATATTTTGCTAAAGCGCAAGAAGCAGCCAGAAAGATGGTCGAGAGAGCTTTTGGGGTTCTACAGTCAAGGTTTGCAATTGTTCGAGGGTCAGCTCGCTTTTGGGACATAGAAACATTAACAAAGATTATGAGAGCTTGTGTCATCATGCATAACATGATTGTGGAAGATGAAGGCTTCATCGTTGACCCAAATGAACGTTTTGATTATGGTGGTGACAATGTTGAAGCCGAGCATGACAAGCCTACCCGTACACTTGAAGAGTACATTGAAGCTCATAGAAAGATCCGGGAGAAGCAAACACATGTTCAATTGAAAGAAGATCTCATCGAGCACCTCTGGAACAAGCACCCAGATTTATATTAG
- the LOC110429627 gene encoding uncharacterized protein LOC110429627, which translates to MDVPSREKLGCDIRRYQEALMSSVAVIGKNGLQSIQINDFSCLLTEELMDILCSSAPCLRNLDIYGKGIAHVPKQIACLVNVTYLMLGVLRIKQQDLCIIGGIPALLFCELQILHAPGERLTISSQLFQCLKEFRYYNCFYGGGLEMLFSQGAMPELRRLYFEFRVQETESKMGFEFSFEHLESLEEITVIIKPEDATRSRVEAAEAALRNAVSIHPGHPTLELHGGSEEYDELQAWLRRTQEAEAAYL; encoded by the exons ATGGATGTGCCTAGCAGAGAAAAACTTGGTTGCGATATCAGAAGGTACCAGGAAGCTTTGATGTCATCTGTCGCCGTTATCGGTAAAAATGGGCTTCAGTCAATACAAATCAATGACTTTAGTTGTTTGCTGACAGAAGAATTGATGGATATATTGTGCTCCAGTGCTCCATGTCTCCGAAACCTTGACATATACGGAAAAGGAATTGCTCATGTTCCGAAGCAGATAGCATGTCTTGTTAATGTCACCTATCTTATGCTCGGGGTTCTCAGGATTAAACAGCAAGATCTCTGCATCATCGGGGGCATACCTGCTCTGCTCTTTTGCGAGTTACAAATACTGCATGCCCCTGGTGAACGGCTTACCATCAGCAGCCAACTATTCCAGTGCCTTAAAGAGTTCAGGTACTACAATTGCTTTTACGGAGGTGGCCTGGAGATGCTGTTCTCACAGGGAGCGATGCCTGAGCTCCGAAGGTTATATTTTGAGTTTAGAGTGCAGGAAACAGAGTCCAAGATGGGGTTTGAGTTCAGCTTCGAGCACCTTGAAAGCCTAGAGGAAATCACTGTAATAATCAAGCCGGAGGATGCCACCAGGAGCAGGGTGGAGGCTGCGGAGGCTGCTCTCAGGAACGCTGTCAGCATCCACCCGGGACATCCTACACTTGAATTACATGGAGGCTCGGAAGAATATGATGAGTTACAGGCGTGGCTTCGGAGGACGCAG GAAGCAGAAGCTGCTTATTTATAA
- the LOC8074244 gene encoding uncharacterized protein LOC8074244 isoform X2 yields the protein MGFPDERVQVDALERHLLTGLSSNDYNGSFEDEVLYDASFAEMEDNFVKYQIAQWTLLSLLLIIAWGVGLLMLLYIPIRAYVCRSDFRSRKLYLTPHAVIYKVNKPFAFPCFGVFKKEKHCILPSISDVVVEQDKLQSVFGVYSIRIENIGVRKPRSYDVKITGVAHPHDFRKAVLVHLLNTRKLKFSQKASSHDQQSRSLSSTASSSIDLFRRLLLEI from the exons ATGGGATTCCCAGATGAAAGAGTACAAGTAGATGCACTGGAGAGACACTTACTAACTGGTTTATCTTCAAACGACTATAATGGAAGTTTTGAGGATGAGGTCCTCTATGATGCATCATTTGCAGAAATGGAAGATAATTTTGTCAAGTATCAAATTGCTCAGTGGACTTTATTATCTCTATTACTAATCATAGCTTGGGGAGTAGGACTGCTCATGCTACTTTACATACCTATTCGAGCATATGTATGTCGAAGCGACTTTCGCTCGAGGAAGCTATACTTGACACCACATGCTGTTATTTACAAG GTAAACAAGCCTTTTGCTTTTccttgttttggggttttcaagaAGGAGAAACATTGTATCCTCCCTTCAATTTCTGATGTTGTTGTTGAGCAAG ATAAGCTCCAGTCCGTTTTTGGGGTATATTCGATCAGGATTGAGAATATCGGTGTCAGAAAGCCTCGTAGTTATGATGTAAAAATTACTGGGGTTGCTCATCCACATGATTTCAGGAAG GCTGTTCTAGTCCATCTTTTGAACACTAGGAAGCTGAAGTTCAGTCAAAAAGCTTCATCGCATGACCAACAGAGCAGAagtttgagttctacagctagTTCTTCG ATTGATCTTTTCAGGAGGCTCCTCTTGGAGATTTGA
- the LOC8074244 gene encoding uncharacterized protein LOC8074244 isoform X1 has protein sequence MGFPDERVQVDALERHLLTGLSSNDYNGSFEDEVLYDASFAEMEDNFVKYQIAQWTLLSLLLIIAWGVGLLMLLYIPIRAYVCRSDFRSRKLYLTPHAVIYKVNKPFAFPCFGVFKKEKHCILPSISDVVVEQDKLQSVFGVYSIRIENIGVRKPRSYDVKITGVAHPHDFRKAVLVHLLNTRKLKFSQKASSHDQQSRSLSSTASSSEAPLGDLMLEKLDEVEISVKKMQALLQGAETSKIKTTSS, from the exons ATGGGATTCCCAGATGAAAGAGTACAAGTAGATGCACTGGAGAGACACTTACTAACTGGTTTATCTTCAAACGACTATAATGGAAGTTTTGAGGATGAGGTCCTCTATGATGCATCATTTGCAGAAATGGAAGATAATTTTGTCAAGTATCAAATTGCTCAGTGGACTTTATTATCTCTATTACTAATCATAGCTTGGGGAGTAGGACTGCTCATGCTACTTTACATACCTATTCGAGCATATGTATGTCGAAGCGACTTTCGCTCGAGGAAGCTATACTTGACACCACATGCTGTTATTTACAAG GTAAACAAGCCTTTTGCTTTTccttgttttggggttttcaagaAGGAGAAACATTGTATCCTCCCTTCAATTTCTGATGTTGTTGTTGAGCAAG ATAAGCTCCAGTCCGTTTTTGGGGTATATTCGATCAGGATTGAGAATATCGGTGTCAGAAAGCCTCGTAGTTATGATGTAAAAATTACTGGGGTTGCTCATCCACATGATTTCAGGAAG GCTGTTCTAGTCCATCTTTTGAACACTAGGAAGCTGAAGTTCAGTCAAAAAGCTTCATCGCATGACCAACAGAGCAGAagtttgagttctacagctagTTCTTCG GAGGCTCCTCTTGGAGATTTGATGCTAGAGAAGCTTGATGAAGTTGAAATCTCTGTAAAG AAAATGCAAGCACTGCTGCAGGGGGCTGAAACTTCAAAGATTAAGACCACATCCAGTTGA
- the LOC8068115 gene encoding scarecrow-like protein 34, with product MGSSYYDPSPSPGADELFLYLSDLGPTSPSAYLDLPPTSPSAYLDLPPTPQGNTTGPKQDMLLPYISSMLMEDDIDDTFFYDYPDNPALLQAQQSFLDILSDDASSPTTTTTTHSGASASVNHNCSSCSSDAFDASASAPLTPAAVDSYVSAPAPATHFDGFDLDPAAFFSNGANSDLMSSAFLKGMEEANKFLPTQDKLVIDLDPPDDPKRFVLPTPTPAPAADKLAPGFNAATVPAAVAVKEEVIFAAPDAAPGSGAVLGRGRRNRFDDDDDPELQHRSSKQSALQGDGDERDVFEKYILTSPEMCTEQMQKLRIAMQEEAAKQEKAAAAAGNGKAKGRRGGRDVVDLRTLLVHCAQAVASDDRRSATELLRQIKQHASPQGDATQRLAHCFAEGLQARLAGTGSMVYQSLMAKRTSAADILQAYQLYMAAICFKKVVFVFSNHTIYNAALGKKKIHIVEYGIQYGFQWPCFLRWIADREGGPPEVRITGIDLPQPGFRPTQRIEETGRRLSKYAQQFGVPFKYQAIAASKMESIRAEDLNLDPEEVLIVNCLYQFKNLMDESVVIESPRDIVLNNIRKMRPHTFIHAIVNGSFSAPFFVTRFREALFFYSALFDALDATTPRDSNQRMLIEENLFGRAALNVIACEGTDRVERPETYKQWQVRNQRAGLKQQPLNPDVVQIVRNKVKDCYHKDFVIDVDHHWLLQGWKGRILYAISTWVANDAPSYF from the coding sequence atgggcTCCTCCTACTACGACCCATCCCCGTCGCCGGGCGCCGACGAGCTCTTCCTCTACCTCTCCGACCTCGGCCCCACCTCGCCCTCCGCCTACCTCGACCTCCCGCCCACCTCGCCATCCGCCTACCTCGACCTCCCGCCCACACCGCAGGGGAACACCACGGGCCCCAAGCAGGACATGCTGCTCCCCTACATCTCCAGCATGCTCATGGAGGACGACATCGACGACACCTTCTTCTACGACTACCCGGACAACCCGGCTCTCCTCCAGGCGCAGCAGTCCTTCCTCGACATCCTCTCCGACGACGCCTCCTCcccgaccaccaccaccaccacccacaGCGGCGCCAGCGCCAGCGTCAACCACAactgctcctcctgctcctccgaCGCCTTCGACGCATCCGCCAGCGCGCCGCTCACCCCAGCCGCGGTCGACTCCTACGTCTCCGCACCGGCCCCCGCCACGCACTTCGACGGCTTCGACCTCGACCCCGCGGCCTTCTTCAGCAACGGGGCCAACTCCGACCTCATGAGCTCCGCTTTCCTTAAGGGCATGGAGGAGGCCAACAAGTTCCTGCCCACCCAGGATAAGCTCGTCATCGACCTCGACCCGCCCGACGACCCCAAGAGGTTCGTcctccccacccccaccccgGCCCCCGCAGCGGACAAGCTCGCGCCCGGATTCAACGCGGCCACCGTCCCTGCGGCCGTGGCCGTGAAGGAGGAGGTGATCTTCGCGGCGCCTGATGCCGCGCCTGGCAGCGGCGCCGTCTTGGGCCGCGGTCGGAGGAATCgcttcgacgacgacgacgacccggAGCTGCAGCACCGGAGCAGCAAGCAGAGCGCGCTGCAGGGGGACGGCGACGAGCGGGACGTCTTCGAGAAGTACATCCTCACCTCCCCCGAGATGTGCACGGAGCAGATGCAGAAGCTGCGGATCGCCATGCAGGAGGAGGCCGCCAAGCAGGAGAAAGCGGCGGCGGCCGCTGGGAACGGCAAGGCCAAGGGCCGGCGCGGTGGGAGGGATGTGGTGGACCTGCGCACGCTGCTTGTCCACTGTGCGCAGGCCGTCGCCTCTGACGACCGCCGCAGCGCCACCGAGCTGCTCAGGCAGATCAAGCAGCACGCCAGCCCGCAGGGGGACGCCACGCAGCGCCTCGCCCACTGCTTCGCCGAGGGACTCCAGGCCCGCCTTGCTGGCACTGGCAGCATGGTGTACCAGTCGCTCATGGCCAAGCGCACGTCCGCAGCTGACATACTCCAGGCGTACCAGCTGTACATGGCTGCCATCTGCTTCAAGAAGGTCGTCTTTGTGTTCTCGAATCACACCATCTACAATGCCGCGCTGGGCAAGAAGAAGATACATATTGTCGAGTATGGGATACAGTACGGCTTCCAGTGGCCGTGCTTCCTGCGGTGGATAGCGGATAGGGAGGGTGGGCCACCGGAGGTGAGGATTACTGGCATTGACCTGCCCCAGCCTGGATTCCGCCCTACTCAGCGCATCGAGGAGACAGGGCGACGTCTCAGCAAGTATGCCCAGCAGTTTGGTGTGCCATTCAAGTACCAGGCGATTGCAGCATCCAAGATGGAGTCCATCCGTGCGGAGGATCTGAACCTCGATCCAGAGGAGGTGCTCATCGTGAACTGCCTATATCAGTTTAAGAACTTGATGGATGAGAGTGTTGTGATTGAAAGCCCAAGGGACATTGTGCTCAACAACATCAGAAAGATGCGGCCTCATACATTCATACATGCAATTGTGAACGGTTCCTTCAGTGCGCCCTTCTTTGTGACGAGGTTCCGGGAGGCTCTGTTCTTTTACTCGGCACTGTTTGATGCTCTGGATGCAACCACCCCAAGAGACAGCAACCAGAGGATGCTGATTGAGGAGAACCTCTTCGGGAGGGCTGCCCTGAATGTCATTGCGTGTGAGGGTACAGATCGGGTGGAACGCCCTGAGACGTACAAGCAATGGCAGGTGCGGAATCAACGAGCAGGCTTGAAGCAGCAGCCGCTGAACCCTGATGTCGTGCAGATAGTGCGGAACAAGGTCAAAGATTGCTACCACAAGGACTTTGTGATCGATGTTGATCACCACTGGCTCTTGCAGGGGTGGAAAGGCCGCATCCTCTATGCCATCTCGACATGGGTGGCAAATGATGCTCCCTCTTACTTTTAG